One stretch of Bombus terrestris chromosome 5, iyBomTerr1.2, whole genome shotgun sequence DNA includes these proteins:
- the LOC105665789 gene encoding uncharacterized protein LOC105665789, producing the protein MFDDTATGTIIRASATEDEITSRSVGSCTSVTNDVDRIPAFAVDSRRFCPLGGCTMKYAIVTDATVSFWRREDTLKLKRNETLQAVGALLIEDFGKYYNLTVDSSTEVNISWPDVFEKLMNRDIDMIAGPKPEDLQILDNVEVICWYMFRDMVLASLVRIRTIENDILKLVMPFHYFVWISVFLVFIVYILLLIVLKKLSSMGLIKEQVKFAHVWAISLSQSITLPRNLGLRLVLLLWMIFSLYLSITYNSTFTSSLAQVDTEDLLQNLEQVRDSGQPLSGPGVVRSYFNNSDDQFIIDLYKR; encoded by the exons ATGTTCGATGACACGGCCACAGGTACGATTATTCGTGCAAGCGCAACGGAAGACGAGATTACATCGAGATCCGTAGGATCCTGTACGTCGGTCACGAACGATGTGGATCGGATTCCGGCATTCGCTGTGGATTCTCGTCGATTTTGCCCGCTCGGTGGCTGCACCATGAAATACGCGATCGTCACGGATGCGACAGTGAGCTTCTGGCGCAGAGAGGACACGCTCAAACTGAAAC GTAACGAAACACTGCAAGCAGTAGGCGCTCTCCTCATCGAAGACTTCGGGAAGTACTACAACCTGACCGTCGACTCCAGCACAGAAGTAAACATATCTTGGCCCGATGTCTTCGAAAAGCTCATGAACCGTGACATAGATATGATAGCAGGGCCGAAACCCGAAGATCTACAAATCTTAGACAACGTCGAAGTCATCTGCTGGTATATGTTCCGTGATATGGTGCTTGCCAGTTTGGTTCGCATTAGAACTATCGAAAACGACATTTTAAAGCTAGTAATGCCGTTTCATTATTTCGTTTGGATCAGCGTGTTCCTTGTATTCATTGTTTATATTCTTCTATTGATCGTGCTGAAAAAATTATCGAGCATGGGTTTGATCAAAGAACAGGTGAAATTTGCACATGTTTGGGCGATCTCGTTGTCTCAAAGCATCACGTTGCCAAGAAACCTTGGTTTGCGGCTGGTGCTGCTTTTGTGGATGATCTTCTCCCTTTATTTGAGCATCACTTATAACAGCACGTTTACCAGCTCGCTGGCTCAAGTCGACACCGAGGATCTGCTGCAGAATCTCGAGCAAGTACGTGACTCTGGTCAACCACTCAGCGGACCAGGCGTCGTACGCTCCTATTTCAACAATTCCGATGATCAGTTCATCATAGATTTGTATAAAAGGTAA